In Myxococcales bacterium, a genomic segment contains:
- a CDS encoding PIN domain-containing protein: MDTLTDSSVIIALERGQLSAKDFGNLGKSLLVLSAITVSELLHGVHRADESRRLKREAFVESILTRARTLDFDMAAARVHAQLSAALAASGTSIGAHDLLIGSTAVAYGLRLLTRKPKDFGRIPGLKVATV, encoded by the coding sequence ATGGACACGTTGACGGACTCTAGCGTCATCATCGCCTTGGAGCGTGGCCAGCTTTCAGCGAAAGACTTCGGTAATCTTGGTAAGTCTTTGCTGGTGCTGTCAGCCATCACGGTTTCGGAGCTCCTGCATGGAGTTCACCGAGCGGACGAAAGCCGACGTTTGAAGAGAGAAGCTTTTGTTGAGTCAATCTTGACCCGAGCACGCACGCTCGATTTCGACATGGCCGCAGCTCGCGTTCACGCGCAACTTTCAGCTGCTTTGGCTGCGAGCGGAACGTCGATTGGAGCGCACGACCTGCTGATAGGCAGCACCGCGGTGGCGTACGGGCTGCGTCTTCTAACGAGAAAACCGAAAGATTTCGGGCGGATTCCGGGCCTCAAGGTCGCAACCGTATAA